The Callithrix jacchus isolate 240 chromosome X, calJac240_pri, whole genome shotgun sequence genome contains a region encoding:
- the CETN2 gene encoding centrin-2 isoform X1, translating to MASSFKKANMASSAQRKRMSPKPELTEEQKQEIREAFDLFDADGTGSIDVKELKVAMRALGFEPKKEEIKKMISEIDKEGTGKMNFGDFLTVMTQKMSEKDTKEEILKAFKLFDDDETGKISFKNLKRVAKELGENLTDEELQEMIDEADRDGDGEVSEQEFLRIMKKTSLY from the exons ATG GCCTCCAGCTTTAAGAAGGCAAACATGGCGTCAAGTGCCCAGCGAAAAAGAATGAGTCCTAAGCCTGAGCTTACAGAAGAGCAGAAGCAGGAGATCCGGGAAGCGTTTGATCTTTTTGATGCAGATGGAACTGGCAGCATAGATGTTAAGGAACTTAAG GTGGCAATGAGGGCCCTGGGCTTTGAAcccaagaaagaagaaattaagaaaatgataagTGAAATTGATAAGGAAGGGACAGGAAAAATGAACTTTGGTGACTTTTTAACTGTGATGACCCAGAAAATG TCTGAGAAAGATACCAAAGAAGAAATCCTGAAAGCTTTCAAGCTCTTCGATGATGATGAAACTGGGAAGATTTCGTTCAAAAATCTGAAACGCGTGGCCAAGGAGTTGGGTGAGAACCTGACTGATGAGGAGCTGCAG GAAATGATTGATGAAGCTGATcgagatggagatggagaggtCAGTGAGCAAGAGTTCCTGCGCATCATGAAAAAGACCAGCCTTTATTGA
- the CETN2 gene encoding centrin-2 isoform X2 yields MASSAQRKRMSPKPELTEEQKQEIREAFDLFDADGTGSIDVKELKVAMRALGFEPKKEEIKKMISEIDKEGTGKMNFGDFLTVMTQKMSEKDTKEEILKAFKLFDDDETGKISFKNLKRVAKELGENLTDEELQEMIDEADRDGDGEVSEQEFLRIMKKTSLY; encoded by the exons ATGGCGTCAAGTGCCCAGCGAAAAAGAATGAGTCCTAAGCCTGAGCTTACAGAAGAGCAGAAGCAGGAGATCCGGGAAGCGTTTGATCTTTTTGATGCAGATGGAACTGGCAGCATAGATGTTAAGGAACTTAAG GTGGCAATGAGGGCCCTGGGCTTTGAAcccaagaaagaagaaattaagaaaatgataagTGAAATTGATAAGGAAGGGACAGGAAAAATGAACTTTGGTGACTTTTTAACTGTGATGACCCAGAAAATG TCTGAGAAAGATACCAAAGAAGAAATCCTGAAAGCTTTCAAGCTCTTCGATGATGATGAAACTGGGAAGATTTCGTTCAAAAATCTGAAACGCGTGGCCAAGGAGTTGGGTGAGAACCTGACTGATGAGGAGCTGCAG GAAATGATTGATGAAGCTGATcgagatggagatggagaggtCAGTGAGCAAGAGTTCCTGCGCATCATGAAAAAGACCAGCCTTTATTGA